The following are encoded together in the Ezakiella massiliensis genome:
- a CDS encoding metal ABC transporter permease — MVAIGTTLLGIASAMIGTITVLNKKSLIGDAIGHSSFPGIVIAFMIFSTRSPYVLLMGAVFSGFLAYMIIQRIAKAETHKTDTSLAVVLSGFFGLGMALNSYIQGNPSYQGASQSGLANYIFGQAAFITKQDLWLIFGVSLVSMLVMTLFYKEIKLYVFDAQYMEASGFNNKIIDTIITITMVAIIAAGLKVVGSILISSMLIAPVVAAMQWSKKYNAVVLIAALVGGLSSFIGTVFSSLYAGVSTGPAIVLVMSFIAIISIIFGRWGVVKTALRRRAIKNV, encoded by the coding sequence ATGGTTGCTATTGGCACAACATTACTTGGTATAGCCTCGGCGATGATTGGTACAATAACGGTTTTAAACAAAAAAAGCTTGATAGGCGATGCTATTGGCCATTCAAGTTTTCCCGGTATTGTTATTGCTTTTATGATATTTTCCACCAGGTCGCCTTATGTACTTTTGATGGGGGCAGTCTTTAGTGGATTTCTGGCCTATATGATTATCCAAAGGATTGCAAAGGCAGAGACCCATAAGACGGACACAAGTCTTGCGGTTGTGCTATCAGGTTTTTTTGGACTTGGTATGGCACTTAATAGTTATATTCAAGGCAACCCATCTTATCAGGGAGCATCTCAAAGTGGGCTTGCCAATTATATTTTTGGCCAAGCAGCCTTTATAACCAAGCAAGACCTCTGGTTAATCTTTGGTGTGAGCCTTGTGTCAATGCTCGTGATGACTTTGTTTTATAAAGAAATCAAGCTATATGTCTTTGACGCCCAGTATATGGAAGCATCTGGCTTTAACAATAAAATTATAGATACAATCATAACCATAACCATGGTTGCCATTATTGCTGCAGGATTAAAGGTTGTTGGATCAATTTTGATTTCTTCAATGCTAATTGCACCAGTAGTTGCTGCCATGCAGTGGAGTAAAAAATACAATGCGGTGGTTTTGATCGCCGCTTTGGTAGGTGGCCTATCAAGTTTTATTGGAACGGTATTTTCAAGTCTCTATGCCGGAGTATCAACTGGACCTGCTATTGTTCTTGTCATGAGCTTTATTGCAATTATTTCAATAATTTTTGGCAGGTGGGGGGTTGTAAAGACTGCTCTTAGAAGGAGGGCTATTAAAAATGTTTGA
- a CDS encoding metal ABC transporter permease, producing the protein MFEIYLTMLITAIALSIIGTFLVLRNLSMTADGISHSVLLGIVVGFLISRDFNSPVLIVGAVLAGLLTVVLVELLLKSGRINEDSALGIVFPLLFSLGVIIMSRILKNTHLCVDGVLMGEILMSKFNRTVFLGIDMPVALKMALIVLTVNLLFIMVFFKELKVTAFDTGFAIISGFSAAFIHYMTMTLVSLNSVIAFNSVGSILVISFMVAPAASAILLTKDLRDSILLTILIAFINVSLGVYLGYNLNINIAGTTALIGMLTYIICHIIKPGGLMTKLLNRKKQLDYLNEVLVLIHIQNHMGHDNQNIELGVNTIQDHLKMNLNTMNETIDRLMDKNIIQAGEFYSLTDKGIEYFREIEKRNGI; encoded by the coding sequence ATGTTTGAGATTTATTTGACAATGCTAATCACTGCAATTGCTCTTTCGATTATTGGAACATTTTTAGTTCTTAGAAATCTTTCTATGACGGCAGATGGCATTAGCCACTCTGTGCTTTTGGGCATCGTTGTTGGATTTTTAATTTCCAGAGACTTTAACAGTCCAGTTTTAATTGTTGGAGCTGTACTTGCAGGCTTGCTTACAGTTGTATTGGTTGAACTCTTGTTAAAGTCTGGCAGAATCAACGAAGACTCGGCCCTTGGAATTGTTTTCCCATTATTATTCTCCCTTGGAGTTATAATAATGAGCAGGATTTTAAAGAACACTCATCTTTGTGTTGATGGAGTCCTTATGGGGGAAATTCTAATGAGCAAGTTCAACAGAACTGTGTTTTTAGGAATTGATATGCCGGTTGCCTTAAAGATGGCTCTAATTGTATTGACAGTAAATTTGCTATTTATAATGGTATTTTTCAAAGAGCTAAAGGTCACTGCCTTTGACACTGGATTTGCAATCATATCTGGTTTTTCAGCAGCCTTTATCCACTATATGACTATGACCTTGGTCAGCCTTAACTCAGTTATTGCTTTTAACTCTGTGGGAAGCATCTTGGTAATTTCATTTATGGTAGCACCTGCTGCTTCGGCAATTCTACTAACCAAAGATCTCAGAGATTCAATACTGCTTACAATTTTAATAGCTTTTATTAATGTAAGTTTAGGAGTTTATCTAGGCTACAATTTAAATATTAATATAGCTGGTACCACGGCTCTTATAGGCATGCTAACCTATATTATCTGCCATATAATAAAGCCGGGAGGTCTTATGACCAAGCTTTTAAACCGCAAAAAGCAGTTGGATTATTTGAACGAAGTACTCGTGCTTATTCACATACAAAACCACATGGGTCATGATAACCAAAATATTGAACTTGGTGTAAACACAATTCAAGATCATTTAAAGATGAATTTAAATACCATGAATGAGACCATAGATAGGTTGATGGATAAAAATATAATTCAAGCTGGTGAATTTTATTCGCTTACAGATAAGGGGATAGAATATTTTAGAGAAATTGAAAAGAGAAATGGAATTTAA
- a CDS encoding metal ABC transporter ATP-binding protein, whose translation MKDEIIIDVEDLTLAYNENPVVWDADAQIINNSRTAIIGPNGAGKSTFLKGILGLIKPLAGEVKIMGKSPKDARKHIAYIPQTASVNWDFPTNVLDVVLMGRYKSLGWIKRPGKKDMEIAKQALNKMGMYEYKNRQISELSGGQRQRVFLARAICSDAQIYFMDEPLAGVDMTTEKIIMDTIKEFQANGKTIVAVHHDLNTIKEYFDHLVIINRRVIAYGPMDQVFTEENLQIAYKKGRD comes from the coding sequence ATGAAGGATGAAATAATTATAGATGTTGAAGATTTAACTTTAGCTTACAACGAAAACCCAGTTGTATGGGATGCTGATGCCCAAATTATAAATAATTCAAGGACGGCTATTATTGGACCAAACGGAGCTGGTAAGTCGACATTTCTAAAGGGAATTTTGGGACTAATAAAGCCCTTGGCCGGTGAAGTTAAGATTATGGGGAAGAGCCCAAAGGATGCGAGAAAGCATATTGCATATATTCCTCAAACAGCTAGTGTAAATTGGGATTTTCCAACAAATGTTTTAGACGTGGTTCTTATGGGCCGCTATAAAAGTTTGGGCTGGATCAAAAGACCTGGCAAAAAAGATATGGAAATCGCAAAGCAAGCCCTAAATAAAATGGGCATGTACGAATACAAAAACAGACAGATATCTGAATTATCTGGAGGTCAAAGGCAAAGAGTTTTTTTAGCTCGTGCAATTTGTAGTGATGCTCAAATTTATTTTATGGATGAGCCCCTTGCAGGTGTGGACATGACAACAGAAAAGATTATCATGGATACCATTAAAGAATTCCAAGCAAATGGCAAGACCATAGTAGCAGTCCATCACGATTTAAATACAATTAAAGAATATTTTGACCACCTTGTTATTATAAATAGAAGGGTCATTGCCTATGGGCCAATGGACCAAGTATTTACGGAAGAAAATTTGCAAATAGCATACAAAAAGGGGCGTGATTAA
- a CDS encoding metal ABC transporter solute-binding protein, Zn/Mn family, translated as MKKTFIFILLIALIFTGCGPKTENLASDKRKVTVTTSFLYDMVKVIAGDSVERDLIIPAGEDPHLYLMKPEDSKKLERADLVLYHGLHFEGKMNEALEAVGVPVTKDFSDQEIGTIDGDETELDPHFWFDISLYKKATITACEELKKLVPEKAEEYQKNCDEYLGELDKLDAYNRERLDEIPVESRYIVTPHDAFNYMSRHYNIPVIAPQGVSTETEVGVKDMDETANFIYEHKIKAIFAESTTDPKRMEALRASVLKKGFDVLVVQGEGNELFSDSLATEGKKGDNYIDMYKHNIDLIVNNLK; from the coding sequence ATGAAAAAAACTTTTATTTTTATTTTATTAATAGCATTAATTTTTACAGGGTGCGGCCCAAAGACAGAAAACCTTGCCAGTGACAAAAGAAAAGTTACTGTTACAACTTCATTTCTTTATGATATGGTAAAGGTCATTGCAGGTGATAGTGTAGAGAGGGATTTGATTATTCCAGCTGGAGAAGACCCACATTTATATTTGATGAAGCCCGAGGATTCTAAAAAACTTGAGAGAGCTGACCTTGTTTTGTATCACGGTTTGCACTTTGAAGGTAAGATGAATGAGGCCCTCGAGGCAGTTGGAGTTCCAGTAACAAAAGATTTTTCAGATCAAGAGATAGGAACTATCGATGGCGATGAAACAGAATTAGACCCGCATTTTTGGTTTGATATTTCTCTTTATAAGAAGGCAACTATTACAGCTTGCGAGGAATTAAAGAAACTTGTGCCAGAAAAAGCTGAAGAATATCAAAAGAATTGTGACGAGTATCTAGGAGAACTTGATAAGCTAGATGCTTATAATAGGGAAAGACTTGATGAGATACCGGTCGAATCAAGATATATCGTAACTCCACATGATGCATTTAATTACATGTCCAGGCATTATAATATTCCTGTCATAGCTCCACAAGGTGTTTCAACCGAAACTGAGGTTGGGGTTAAGGATATGGATGAAACTGCAAACTTTATCTATGAACACAAAATCAAGGCAATTTTTGCAGAGAGCACAACGGACCCTAAGAGGATGGAGGCCCTTAGAGCTTCTGTTTTGAAAAAGGGTTTTGATGTCTTGGTAGTTCAAGGCGAAGGCAATGAATTGTTTTCTGACAGCTTGGCAACAGAGGGCAAAAAAGGAGACAACTATATTGATATGTACAAACACAATATTGATTTGATCGTAAACAATTTAAAGTAG